The Cherax quadricarinatus isolate ZL_2023a chromosome 20, ASM3850222v1, whole genome shotgun sequence genome has a window encoding:
- the LOC128699913 gene encoding acetylcholine receptor subunit alpha-like 1 — protein MALFLESSKSTEVPVHEKKSKEKSASTDECQSDQSLVDLQHLHQQRGSNLVDPGIDLNDYYISVEWDILKVPALRNERFYPCCQEPYPDIYFNITMRRKTLFYTVNLIIPCVGISFLSVLVFYLPSDSGEKVSLCISILLSLTVFFLLLAEIIPPTSLAVPLLGKYLLFTMILVTLSVMVTIGVLNVNFRSPSTHKMAPWVRKIFIEMLPKFLWVERPNKDEEGPDEITAGGDTSFTPSSDGFDKFPFEEHPYDIPAIPPSPYDRDRYGDDHLALPAPECHAQAHAHEVAFVPELEEPNPYQDHRTLRSIEYIAQHMRNVDSFGEIEDDWRYVAMVLDRLFLWIFMVACVLGTCGIIFRAPSLYDTTLPIDIQLSKVAQRRRLDLMGPEE, from the exons CTGACGAGTGTCAGTCCgatcaatcactg GTTGATCTCCAACATCTGCACCAGCAGCGAGGCAGTAACCTAGTAGATCCTGGAATAGACCTCAACGACTACTACATCTCTGTCGAGTGGGACATTCTTAAGGTGCCCGCTCTCAGGAATGAACGCTTCTACCCCTGCTGCCAGGAACCCTATCCTGATATCTACTTCAATATCACCATGAGACGGAAAACGCTCTTCTACACCGTTAACCTCATCATACCCTGTGTTGGTATCTCGTTCCtttcagtattggttttctacCTTCCATCGGACTCTGGCGAGAAGGTGTCCCTCTGTATCTCAATCTtgctctccctcactgtgttctTTCTCTTGTTAGCAGAAATTATTCCACCGACGTCCCTAGCTGTGCCTCTTTTGGGTAAATATCTGCTCTTCACTATGATTCTGGTAACGCTGTCTGTTATGGTAACCATAGGAGTCCTGAACGTCAATTTTAGGTCTCCCTCGACGCACAAAATGGCCCCATGGGTGCGGAAGATTTTTATCGAGATGTTACCAAAGTTCTTGTGGGTAGAACGACCAAATAAAGACGAGGAAGGTCCAGATGAAATTACAGCTGGAGGGGATACATCCTTCACTCCCTCGAGCGATGGGTTTGATAAGTTTCCCTTTGAGGAACACCCGTATGACATTCCTGCGATACCACCTTCACCGTACGACCGTGACAGGTATGGGGACGATCATCTAGCTCTGCCCGCCCCTGAGTGTCATGCCCAAGCGCATGCTCACGAGGTAGCCTTCGTGCCAGAACTAGAGGAGCCAAATCCTTACCAGGATCACCGTACTCTCAGAAGCATCGAGTACATAGCGCAACACATGAGGAATGTCGACTCTTTCGGAGAG ATCGAGGACGACTGGCGATATGTGGCGATGGTTTTGGACCGCCTCTTCCTATGGATCTTCATGGTGGCTTGTGTTCTGGGCACGTGTGGGATAATCTTCAGGGCGCCTTCCCTCTACGATACAACTCTTCCTATAGACATTCAACTGTCGAAGGTCGCGCAACGTCGCCGTCTTGATCTAATGGGACCAGAGGAATAA